A genomic window from Triticum urartu cultivar G1812 chromosome 7, Tu2.1, whole genome shotgun sequence includes:
- the LOC125520710 gene encoding SEC12-like protein 1, with protein MAGGGGKVACAAWIRRREDKATRVFAVHGRPSPPALEVLGFDSGSCSLSEEPLARIVLGEDPGDAPLAVAVHPTGDELVCATAKGCRLFKLIFEEFTVRFIESKAPAIESVGLQKCLAYSTDGAKFAIGGEDGHLRIFHWPSMKVLLDEPNAHKSFRDMDISLDSEFLVSSSTDGTARIWKINEGVPLVNLTRSSDEKIECCRFSRDGMKPFLFCTVAKGSKAVTVVWNISDWSRIGYKRLLAKPVSTLSVSLDGKFLALGSHDGDFCVVDVKEMEISHWSKKVHLGSPICGIEFCPTERVVISTSPQWGAELTRLNVPADWKEWQIWLILLALFLASAILFYVFYQNSGSFWSGTPRRDVIDLPSHAEF; from the exons ATGGCAGGCGGCGGCGGGAAGGTGGCCTGCGCGGCGTGGATCCGGCGCCGGGAGGACAAGGCCACCCGCGTCTTCGCGGTGCAcggccggccctccccgccgGCCCTGGAGGTCCTCGGCTTCGACTCCGGGAGCTGCTCGCTCTCCGAGGAGCCCCTG GCGAGGATTGTGCTCGGGGAGGACCCAGGCGACGCGCCGCTCGCCGTCGCGGTGCACCCCACCGGCGACGAGCTCGTGTGTGCCACGGCCAAGGGGTGCAG GCTATTTAAACTGATTTTTGAAGAGTTCACCGTTCGCTTTATTGAAAGTAAAGCTCCAGCTATCGAATCTGTTGGACTGCAGAAATGTCTTGCCTACAGCACAGATGGTGCTAAATTTGCTATCGGTGGTGAG GATGGGCATCTAAGAATATTTCATTGGCCAAGCATGAAGGTGCTCTTAGATGAACCCAACGCTCATAAATCCTTCAGAGACATGGATATCAG CTTAGATTCAGAGTTTTTAGTTTCATCGTCTACTGATGGTACTGCAAGAATTTGGAAGATAAATGAGGGGGTACCATTGGTCAACTTGACTCGATCTTCG GACGAGAAGATTGAGTGTTGCCGCTTTTCTAGGGATGGCATGAAACCATTCCTGTTTTGCACAGTTGCAAAAG GTAGCAAAGCTGTGACTGTTGTTTGGAACATAAGTGATTGGTCTAGAATTGGGTATAAAAGACTACTGGCAAAACCTGTCTCCACACTTTCAGTTAGCTTGGATGGGAAGTTTCTGGCTTT AGGAAGCCACGATGGTGATTTTTGTGTTGTGGATGTAAAGGAGATGGAGATTTCTCACTGGAGCAAGAAGGTCCATCTTGGTTCCCCTATATGCGGAATTGAATTTTGTCCTACTGAAAG AGTTGTAATCTCCACATCGCCACAGTGGGGAGCAGAGCTGACAAGACTGAATGTGCCTGCTGACTGGAAAG AATGGCAAATCTGGCTCATACTCTTGGCGCTCTTCCTTGCATCAGCCATCCTGTTCTACGTATTCTACCAGAACTCCGGTTCCTTCTGGAGCGGAACGCCCCGACGGGACGTCATCGACCTACCAAGCCATGCAGAGTTCTGA